One Neodiprion pinetum isolate iyNeoPine1 chromosome 1, iyNeoPine1.2, whole genome shotgun sequence genomic window carries:
- the LOC124224783 gene encoding uncharacterized protein has protein sequence MVLLSTAQALLISPTQLAHPVRMLIDPGSELTLIAQQLTLLLGLTLSDSRIPIIGVGSVPSGSTKGTVEISLRSTHSDDQVNLHAHVLPSLTVELPPVTISSQSWPHITDLDLADPEHLSPGRIDILVGADSYGLIIKPGVRAGQPGQPIAIQTIFGCAVLGPVTQSPHSSPAHQHHLISNSYLHELVTRFWEVEEVPSTHQESLSAEEAECEAHFIATHSRDSSGRYIVRLPFKSNAPPLGHSKGIAQRSLARLLNRLSHQPELHRLYQDFLNEYESMGHMEKVQPQNTSTDGYYLPHHGVMRNNKIRVVFNGSSKTTSGYTVNDLLHTGPKTQNDIFDVLLYVRRHHYIFTTDVVKMFRQISVHPDDRKYQRILWVDENSRIQEYELTTVTYGTKPAPYLSGRALQQLLLDEGHLFPLAKEPFEQGSYVDDVTGGADDLDSLNAIATQVEEMCLRGCFPLSKWKSYHPDFFKLHSSPSSCSETHEFSESSSKILGLSWQCAPDLLKFTVGSAIGVNPSLNKPQNEKTVTTDQSVQRPAITKRTILSETAQLFDPLGLISPVVVRAKVLMQDLWQERVGWDDQLTPQIIYRWTTFRQELSQLSQLAIPRWLQLRSDDTEVEIHGFSDASLAAMAAVVYVKVSTPGESSKVTLVCSKTRVAPLNRLTIPRLELSAALLLSKLIKRVQSTLQLNHAHVTLWTDSSVSLAWINSDAMRWKEFVKNRVQAIQTTTPDATWKFVSGKHNPADCASRGLTPSQLITHDLWWSGPDWLTESPRLWPSFAAPTDQPADDEVRPSVVLVTTAPKLPFGTLFDKDISLTKLLRITATIQRAAACFKRTPASNLTATPLNPADLQFALTFWIRATQQVHFASEIRAISQGKALAKSHPLTRLTAWIDQTGLLRVGGRLQNAQLEEDAKNSPILPRESRITTLCISNAHTRTVHGGTQLTLNYVRRYCWILGGRAPIKHHIHHCVTCARIRGIRAQQRMGQLPATRVTPSLVFEHTGVDYAGPVSLRFFQGRGTRSYIAWIAVFVCFSTSAVHLELVTDYTAHGFLKAFRRFTARRGICKTLTSDCGTNFQGVYVILKRLLAGSTKESKHLQQLIANDGTKWKFNPPGAPHMGGKWEAAVEAVLNSRPLSALSEDPDDLIALTPGHFIRGAALTTIPEPSLLDTPHNRLSRLEEIQQRFQLFWSHWSDACLKSHQTISKWNTIFHDINVGSLILLSDERYPPSKWPLGRVTHIHPGKDDLTRVVTIETATSTYTRPIHKLVLLPIPRHKEDLQDVAPASSQLLLQRAEKGGEC, from the exons ATGGTTCTGCTATCTACTGCACAAGCTCTTCTCATCTCGCCTACTCAACTTGCACATCCAGTACGAATGCTGATTGACCCAGGCTCAGAACTCACGCTTATCGCCCAACAGCTTACTCTCCTGCTCGGTCTCACGCTCTCTGATTCTCGCATTCCAATCATTGGAGTCGGAAGCGTGCCGTCAGGATCAACAAAGGGTACTGTTGAAATATCTCTACGCTCTACGCACTCTGACGACCAGGTCAATCTCCACGCGCACGTACTGCCATCTCTCACTGTCGAGCTGCCTCCAGTCACCATCTCCAGTCAATCCTGGCCTCACATCACCGATTTGGATCTTGCTGATCCAGAACACCTATCACCAGGTCGAATTGACATACTCGTCGGAGCAGACTCATATGGCCTGATAATCAAGCCTGGAGTAAGAGCTGGACAACCAGGTCAGCCTATTGCGATTCAGACAATCTTCGGATGTGCTGTTCTTGGACCTGTTACTCAATCGCCTCACTCATCGCCTGCGCATCAACATCATCTTATCTCCAATTCTTATCTACACGAGCTCGTAACAAGATTTTGGGAGGTCGAGGAAGTTCCATCGACTCACCAGGAATCTCTCAGCGCTGAAGAAGCCGAGTGCGAGGCTCACTTCATCGCAACGCACTCTCGCGACAGCTCAGGTCGCTACATCGTGCGTTTGCCATTCAAATCCAATGCTCCGCCTCTTGGACACTCGAAAGGCATCGCACAACGCTCGCTAGCTCGACTACTAAATCGCCTATCGCATCAACCTGAACTTCATCGACTGTACCAAGACTTTCTCAACGAGTACGAGTCTATGGGTCACATGGAGAAAGTCCAGCCTCAAAACACTTCCACGGACGGATATTACTTGCCTCATCACGGCGTAATGCGCAATAATAAGATCCGAGTAGTGTTCAACGGCTCCTCCAAGACCACTTCAGGTTACACGGTCAACGACCTGCTGCACACTGGTCCTAAAACCCAGAATGACATCTTTGACGTGCTGCTCTACGTCAGACGTCATCACTACATCTTCACAACAGACGTCGTGAAAATGTTTCGCCAAATCTCAGTGCATCCAGACGATCGCAAGTATCAACGCATCCTCTGGGTTGACGAGAATTCTCGAATCCAGGAGTATGAGCTCACGACAGTTACCTACGGTACCAAGCCTGCTCCGTACCTCTCAGGCCGCGCGCTGCAGCAATTGCTGCTCGACGAAGGCCATCTGTTCCCTCTCGCAAAGGAACCCTTCGAACAAGGCAGCTACGTTGATGATGTCACTGGCGGTGCTGATGATCTCGACTCGCTAAACGCCATCGCTACTCAAGTTGAAGAGATGTGCCTACGGGGATGCTTCCCACTGTCAAAGTGGAAAAGTTATCACCCGGACTTCTTTAAACTTCACTCATCTCCATCATCCTGCTCCGAGACTCATGAATTCAGCGAGTCATCCTCCAAGATACTGGGTCTCAGCTGGCAATGCGCTCCAGATCTGCTCAAGTTCACCGT GGGCTCCGCAATTGGAGTTAATCCTAGTCTAAACAAACCGCAAAACGAAAAGACCGTTACAACCGATCAGTCGGTACAAAGACCAGCCATCACCAAACGCACAATCCTGTCTGAGACAGCTCAACTGTTTGACCCTCTAGGGTTAATATCACCAGTCGTAGTTCGTGCTAAGGTGCTGATGCAAGATCTCTGGCAAGAAAGGGTCGGATGGGACGATCAACTCACTCCGCAGATTATTTATCGCTGGACGACATTCCGCCAGGAACTCTCTCAGCTCTCGCAACTAGCAATCCCTCGCTGGCTGCAACTTCGCTCTGACGACACGGAAGTCGAAATCCACGGCTTCTCGGACGCATCACTAGCTGCAATGGCAGCTGTTGTCTACGTCAAAGTCTCAACTCCTGGGGAATCATCAAAGGTGACTCTGGTCTGCTCCAAGACACGAGTTGCGCCCCTGAATCGCCTAACAATACCACGATTGGAGCTTTCAGCTGCACTGCTCTTATCAAAACTCATCAAGCGAGTTCAATCGACTCTCCAACTCAATCATGCTCATGTTACCTTGTGGACAGACTCCTCAGTATCCCTCGCTTGGATCAACAGTGACGCAATGCGTTGGAAGGAGTTCGTGAAGAACCGGGTTCAAGCTATCCAAACAACTACACCTGATGCCACGTGGAAGTTTGTCTCAGGGAAGCACAACCCCGCAGACTGCGCCTCTCGAGGCCTGACACCCTCGCAACTCATCACACACGATCTCTGGTGGTCAGGACCCGACTGGCTCACTGAATCACCACGCCTCTGGCCTTCGTTCGCCGCTCCGACTGATCAACCAGCTGATGACGAAGTTCGACCAAGTGTTGTACTCGTCACGACTGCTCCGAAACTACCGTTTGGAACTTTATTCGACAAAGACATCAGTCTCACGAAGCTTCTACGCATCACAGCTACAATTCAACGCGCAGCAGCATGTTTCAAGCGAACACCAGCATCAAATCTCACAGCAACACCGCTGAACCCAGCTGATCTGCAATTCGCGCTCACGTTCTGGATCAGAGCTACGCAGCAAGTTCACTTTGCCAGCGAAATTCGTGCAATTTCCCAAGGCAAAGCACTCGCAAAATCGCACCCGCTCACCAGACTCACCGCCTGGATCGATCAAACCGGTCTGTTAAGAGTTGGTGGACGCCTGCAAAATGCTCAGCTGGAAGAAGATGCCAAAAATTCTCCAATTCTACCCCGAGAATCGAGAATCACTACGCTCTGCATCTCCAACGCACACACTCGCACCGTGCACGGTGGTACGCAGCTCACACTCAACTACGTACGCCGATACTGCTGGATACTTGGTGGTCGCGCTCCTATCAAGCATCACATTCATCACTGCGTCACCTGCGCCAGGATACGCGGAATACGCGCTCAACAACGCATGGGACAACTTCCAGCTACGCGTGTCACACCTTCACTTGTCTTCGAACACACCGGAGTCGACTACGCAGGCCCAGTGTCTCTCAGGTTCTTCCAGGGGCGTGGCACGCGCTCATACATAGCGTGGATCGCAGTGTTCGTGTGTTTCTCAACCTCTGCTGTTCACTTGGAGCTTGTCACCGATTACACCGCCCACGGTTTTCTGAAAGCCTTCAGACGCTTCACTGCAAGACGCGGCATCTGCAAGACGCTCACCAGTGACTGCGGAACCAACTTCCAAGGCGTCTACGTCATCCTCAAACGACTGCTTGCTGGTTCCACCAAAGAATCAAAGCATTTACAGCAACTCATCGCTAATGACGGCACCAAATGGAAGTTTAATCCACCAGGAGCTCCTCACATGGGTGGCAAATGGGAAGCTGCC GTTGAAGCAGTGTTGAACTCTCGACCCCTCAGTGCTCTGTCCGAAGATCCAGACGATCTCATCGCCCTTACGCCTGGACACTTCATCCGAGGAGCAGCTCTCACCACGATACCTGAGCCATCACTTCTCGACACGCCTCACAACCGACTATCAAGGCTGGAAGAAATTCAACAAAGGTTCCAACTGTTCTGGTCTCACTGGTCAGACGCCTGCCTGAAATCTCACCAGACCATCTCCAAGTGGAACACCATATTCCACGACATCAACGTCGGATCGCTCATCTTACTCTCAGACGAACGCTATCcaccgtcaaaatggccgttgggacGCGTCACGCACATTCACCCAGGCAAAGATGACCTGACGCGCGTCGTCACCATCGAGACTGCTACATCGACGTACACGAGACCTATACACAAGTTGGTACTCCTTCCGATCCCGAGGCACAAGGAAGATCTTCAAGATGTCGCTCCAGCTTCATCTCAACTACTTCTCCAACGAGCGGAGAAGGGGGGAGAATGTTGA
- the LOC124224784 gene encoding uncharacterized protein, which translates to MSIEEHIERQNDYIWRISRAVDNLRKLGEAKITYGQVKSRLNALNSSWNKFQENHEKISEIKFAAKGDQLDAIKKLSYFAKDYYGLCEEHFLSGEGVMLDLLESLKPAPAATVQAAAAPQDAPAGGSSKRLPRIELPTFAGSYSEWKPFHDLFSSMVRENSQLSEVEKLHYLKTSVTDEPLQLIKNISLTAENFPRAWETLVSRYENKRLLTDSHLATLFAIPRVTKKSSSELKSLHSNTCEALGALELLDSPEKLGDHIIVHMTIRKLDPASLEEWEKSVSEKLEPPTFVELKAFLIGRIHTLEAVEQAHAHNQIATSKPHSSQGRSNLQTTRSHTAQSKEQSCACCKSNHYIAFCSTFRGKSLDQRREVVSAKKLCFNCLGPHQQKDCRSNKTCRVCNGRHHSLLHRNSSSISTAANSGTSQGQAAVAQPAVQNAPISNSAFQVSNHSAQPTMIKRSPVLLATVQLIASNPETGERIIARALLDQGSESSFVTESLAQQLRLRRHQATIPIIGVGAHQSAVTRGIATLQLQSRAHTSFSCQVEALVLPRLTSYLPSFRLLVEDWPHLRGLNLADPSFAHPSQIDVILGADIYSNIIGQGVRRGTPGTPIAQETQFGWVLSGCVSAEAASPSYGAVQGFQCSLDHELLDLVQQFWKQEEVSKPLALTFEEERCEQHFRETVSRTASGRYVVRLPLKDNSVELGNSRNPAHQMLLRLEKRFGSDAKLKEAYSSFLREYRELGHMRRAINTPEDNSRVFYLPHHGVVRDSSSTTKLRVVFNGSQRTNLGLSLNDNLLVGPKVQTDLADVLLRWRQYPVAFSSDIVKMYRQILVHNDDQDFQRILWREEPELPIEEYQLTTVTYGLASAPYLAIRVLHQLVQDEGKQYPFASHVILENTYVDDILSGAENVDQGREKINELNQLLKAGGFELQKWTSSHSETLVDISRNHQEIAMHLNLDQSPFFRALGLAWRPDIDAFAFSPQIHQTRDNFTKRKVLSQTAQLFDPLGWLSPITIRAKIFMQELWALGFDWDEPLSASLSSRWIEFLQDLQGISAITIPRWIGLSSASLGIEIHGFADASQSALGAVIYARTYINTHEVRVSLVCAKTKVAPLKKPSVNWPSSSPRPEENVHFEERKGLSTHIATAKPLQIWDLVNRYSKLSTLLKVTSLCKRAANRFLAKTTSSRVNTSITVGPISTLELSDAQLFWTKVTQQAYFAEEIRQIETSSSLTRSHPLSRLTPFIDSNGFLRVGGRLNHSLLSYDEKHPFILPRESSFSTLIIDHHYRLTLHGGPQLTLATIRQRYWILGGRIPIRMFIHRCVPCARHRATLSSQQMGQLPQSRVTQSRPFLHSGVDYAGPFSIRASRGRGAKSCKGYIVIFICFTTSAVHLELVSDYTTEAFIAAYKRFTSRRGICASIASDCGTNLVGADSELRRLLAASSKEFSEIANILASHGTQWRFNPPSAPHFGGKWEAGVKSVKFHLKRVIGEATQTFEQFATFLTQVEATLNSRPLCAISDDPRDPSALTPGHFLVGSALNTIPEPSLIEVPVQRLSHWQHSRQMLEHFWKRWSTEYLQSFQNLSKWQTHHGNIKIGSIVLVKNENLPPSVWPLARVIEVHPGTDGLVRVVTVKTKSSVLKRPIVKLCVLPVSS; encoded by the exons ATGTCGATCGAAGAACATATCGAACGTCAAAACGACTACATTTGGCGCATCTCTCGTGCCGTCGACAACCTGCGCAAGCTCGGCGAGGCAAAAATCACTTACGGGCAGGTGAAGTCGCGGCTTAATGCTTTAAATTCAAGTTGGAATAAGTTCCAAGAGAATCACGAAAAGATCAGCGAGATCAAGTTCGCAGCAAAAGGTGATCAACTCGACGCGATAAAAAAGCTTTCGTACTTCGCGAAAGATTATTACGGGCTGTGTGAAGAGCACTTCTTGAGTGGCGAAGGAGTGATGCTTGATCTTCTCGAATCGCTAAAGCCTGCGCCTGCAGCAACCGTGCAAGCCGCTGCAGCTCCTCAAGACGCACCAGCAGGAGGATCATCAAAACGGTTACCGCGTATCGAACTGCCCACTTTCGCGGGCAGCTACTCAGAATGGAAGCCGTTTCACGACCTCTTCTCGTCAATGGTTCGCGAAAATTCGCAACTTTCGGAAGTGGAAAAGCTGCACTACCTCAAAACCAGTGTGACCGATGAACCGTTACAACttatcaaaaacatttctctcACCGCAGAAAACTTCCCTCGAGCCTGGGAAACTCTCGTCTCACGGTACGAAAACAAGAGACTTTTGACGGATTCTCATCTCGCGACACTTTTCGCGATTCCTCGTGTCACGAAAAAGTCGTCATCAGAACTGAAGAGCTTGCACAGCAACACTTGCGAAGCTCTTGGCGCGCTCGAACTTCTCGATAGTCCCGAGAAATTAGGGGATCACATCATCGTGCACATGACGATTCGCAAGCTCGACCCAGCATCTCTCGAAGAGTGGGAGAAAAGTGTTAGCGAGAAACTCGAGCCCCCCACGTTTGTGGAGCTCAAGGCGTTTCTCATCGGTCGCATCCATACCCTCGAAGCCGTGGAGCAAGCTCATGCTCATAATCAAATCGCGACGTCGAAACCGCACTCATCGCAAGGAAGGTCAAATCTTCAGACAACAAGGTCACATACGGCGCAATCAAAGGAACAGTCGTGTGCTTGTTGCAAAAGCAACCACTACATCGCGTTCTGTTCGACCTTTCGCGGCAAATCTCTGGATCAAAGAAGGGAAGTGGTTTCTGCGAAAAAGCTTTGCTTTAATTGTCTCGGTCCACATCAGCAGAAGGACTGTCGATCCAACAAAACGTGTCGCGTGTGCAACGGTCGACATCATTCCTTGCTGCATCGAAACTCTTCTTCAATCTCGACAGCTGCCAACAGCGGCACATCTCAAGGACAGGCTGCAGTAGCGCAACCTGCAGTGCAGAACGCACCGATCTCGAACAGCGCCTTTCAGGTGAGCAACCACTCAGCTCAGCCTACAATGATCAAGCGCTCTCCAGTTCTTCTCGCCACAGTGCAATTGATCGCCTCGAATCCGGAGACTGGAGAAAGAATCATCGCTCGCGCTCTACTCGATCAAGGATCCGAAAGTTCATTCGTCACGGAGTCGCTAGCGCAACAATTGCGACTACGTCGGCATCAAGCAACGATACCGATCATTGGCGTCGGAGCTCATCAATCGGCAGTGACTCGCGGCATCGCGACATTGCAACTCCAATCTCGTGCTCACACCTCGTTCTCGTGTCAGGTGGAGGCACTCGTGCTTCCACGACTCACATCGTATCTACCCTCATTTCGACTTCTCGTCGAAGACTGGCCTCATCTACGAGGACTCAACCTCGCGGATCCAAGCTTTGCACATCCCAGTCAAATCGACGTAATTCTCGGAGCTGACATCTACAGCAACATCATTGGTCAAGGAGTTCGAAGAGGAACACCAGGAACACCAATCGCGCAAGAAACTCAGTTCGGTTGGGTCCTCTCCGGCTGCGTTTCAGCGGAAGCAGCAAGCCCCTCGTATGGCGCAGTCCAAGGCTTCCAATGCTCCCTCGATCACGAACTGCTCGATCTCGTGCAGCAGTTTTGGAAGCAGGAAGAAGTGTCGAAACCTTTGGCACTAACTTTCGAAGAAGAGCGTTGTGAGCAACACTTTCGCGAAACGGTTTCTCGAACTGCGTCCGGTCGTTACGTAGTTCGGCTGCCGCTCAAGGACAATTCGGTAGAGCTCGGCAACTCGCGGAATCCCGCGCATCAAATGCTCCTTCGTTTGGAGAAACGGTTCGGTAGCGACGCGAAACTCAAGGAGGCTTACTCGAGCTTCCTTCGTGAATATCGTGAACTCGGGCACATGCGTCGCGCTATCAATACACCTGAAGACAATTCCCGCGTGTTTTATCTTCCCCATCACGGTGTAGTTCGCGACAGCAGTTCAACAACAAAGTTGCGTGTCGTGTTCAACGGGTCTCAAAGAACCAACCTCGGACTCTCTCTCAATGACAATCTTCTCGTCGGTCCAAAAGTGCAAACCGACCTCGCGGACGTTCTCTTACGATGGCGACAATATCCAGTCGCGTTCTCATCAGACATCGTCAAGATGTACCGACAAATTTTGGTCCACAATGATGACCAAGATTTTCAGCGAATCCTCTGGAGGGAAGAACCAGAGCTACCGATTGAAGAATATCAACTGACTACGGTAACGTATGGTCTTGCAAGCGCTCCGTATCTCGCGATCCGTGTTCTTCATCAACTCGTTCAGGACGAAGGTAAGCAGTATCCCTTTGCGAGCCACGTCATTCTCGAGAACACGTACGTCGACGACATCCTCTCAGGAGCAGAGAACGTTGATCAAGGTCGCGAGAAAATCAACGAACTCAATCAATTGCTCAAGGCGGGCGGCTTTGAACTTCAAAAGTGGACTTCAAGCCACTCAGAAACTCTCGTTGACATTTCTCGAAACCATCAAGAGATCGCGATGCATCTGAATCTCGATCAAAGTCCATTCTTTCGGGCTCTCGGTCTCGCGTGGAGACCAGACATCGACGCGTTCGCGTTCTCTCCGCAAATTCATCAAACTCGGGACAATTTCACGAAACGAAAAGTTCTTTCACAAACCGCGCAGCTCTTTGATCCTCTCGGATGGCTCTCGCCGATCACGATCAGAGCCAAAATCTTTATGCAGGAATTGTGGGCACTCGGTTTCGACTGGGACGAGCCGCTCTCAGCTTCATTGTCCTCGCGATGGATCGAGTTTCTACAAGATCTTCAAGGCATCTCAGCTATCACCATCCCACGATGGATCGGATTAAGTTCAGCATCTCTCGGGATAGAGATCCACGGTTTCGCGGACGCCTCTCAAAGTGCATTAGGCGCAGTGATCTACGCGCGAACGTATATCAACACTCACGAAGTGCGCGTTTCACTAGTGTGCGCGAAAACTAAAGTAGCGCCGCTAAAGAAG CCTTCTGTCAATTGGCCATCCTCATCTCCGCGACCGGAAGAAAACGTTCATTtcgaggaaagaaaagggCTGTCGACGCACATCGCAACAGCTAAGCCGCTACAAATCTGGGATCTCGTCAATCGCTACTCAAAACTATCGACTCTCCTCAAAGTCACATCATTGTGTAAACGCGCAGCAAATCGGTTCCTCGCAAAGACGACATCGAGTCGCGTAAACACGTCTATCACTGTCGGACCGATCTCTACTCTCGAATTGAGCGACGCCCAACTGTTTTGGACCAAGGTGACCCAGCAGGCGTACTTTGCAGAAGAAATTCGCCAAATCGAGACAAGCTCAAGTCTCACTCGAAGTCATCCACTATCGCGACTCACGCCGTTCATCGATTCGAACGGATTCCTCAGAGTCGGTGGTCGACTGAATCACTCATTGCTTTCGTATGACGAAAAGCACCCGTTCATCTTGCCTCGCGAATCATCGTTCTCCACATTGATCATCGATCATCATTATCGGTTGACGCTCCACGGAGGTCCGCAACTCACTCTCGCTACAATCCGACAGCGGTACTGGATCCTGGGAGGAAGAATACCGATCCGCATGTTCATACATCGTTGCGTTCCTTGTGCGCGTCATCGCGCCACCCTCAGCAGCCAACAGATGGGCCAACTCCCTCAGTCTCGAGTCACGCAATCAAGGCCGTTTCTTCACTCTGGCGTTGACTACGCTGGTCCATTCTCGATTCGAGCCTCCCGCGGAAGAGGAGCGAAATCATGCAAGGGATATATCGTTATCTTCATCTGCTTCACGACCTCGGCTGTGCATCTCGAGCTAGTTTCGGACTACACGACGGAGGCATTCATCGCGGCGTACAAACGCTTCACATCTCGACGAGGAATTTGTGCCTCAATCGCAAGCGATTGTGGAACGAATCTCGTCGGCGCAGACTCAGAACTTCGCCGTCTTCTCGCTGCATCGTCAAAGGAGTTCTCAGAAATCGCAAACATCCTCGCATCACACGGAACCCAGTGGCGGTTCAATCCTCCCTCCGCGCCTCATTTCGGTGGAAAATGGGAAGCCGGAGTGAAATCAGTCAAATTTCACCTCAAACGAGTCATCGGAGAAGCTACTCAAACGTTCGAGCAATTCGCGACGTTCCTCACGCAAGTAGAAGCCACGCTTAACTCTCGACCTCTTTGCGCTATCTCGGACGATCCACGGGATCCAAGTGCCTTGACTCCAGGACACTTTCTCGTCGGCTCAGCATTGAACACAATTCCTGAGCCGTCACTCATCGAGGTGCCAGTTCAACGGCTATCGCATTGGCAACACTCGCGTCAAATGCTGGAGCATTTTTGGAAACGGTGGAGTACGGAGTATCTTCAGTCCTTCCAAAACCTCTCGAAATGGCAGACTCATCACGGGAACATCAAAATCGGATCCATCGTTctcgtaaaaaacgaaaatctaccTCCATCTGTGTGGCCCCTCGCGAGAGTGATCGAAGTGCATCCGGGAACCGACGGTCTCGTTCGCGTTGTGACCGTTAAAACGAAATCCTCTGTGTTAAAACGTCCTATCGTGAAATTGTGTGTGCTTCCAGTGTCCTCTTAA
- the LOC138191408 gene encoding uncharacterized protein — MSAKYFMAQECHMTYLSILHSEVDSGDISTCTIFDAEIKLEALEATWNKIADAHDKLIGCKDIDASHAYFKEGRYTMALQRYTSIKSALKKRSNELEPRLAPLSPHNVTMQDNAHHHRPQLPTIQPPRFNGELLEWQSFKNKFTSVVSKDGISEIDKMHYLLQSVHGTAYSLIANVDITATAFADARQALTTRYENKRVLITAQLNKLFNIPKMASRSAQEVNTLINTTNEVLNSLKSLGSPVDQWDHLLVHFLTHKLDPQTREDWELTLGSAADYPTLERLKAFLIGRVRALETLEDKPPAKQNPKSNSKANKKSPSGNKGTPGTKASTAHVHMVSASPQNTCTTPAQSSTPHTPTVQTPATQARPQSPCSCCGAPHFVVSCPSFHNLTPNERHQQALSKNLCLNCLGLHALQNCRSKKRCRHCQAAHHSMLHDSQHLNPTRARADATALSQTSTTPQTSQTMSA, encoded by the coding sequence ATGTCCGCCAAGTACTTTATGGCTCAGGAGTGCCACATGACCTACCTCTCCATCCTCCACAGCGAGGTCGACTCCGGAGACATCTCTACCTGCACGATCTTCGACGCGGAGATTAAGCTCGAAGCGCTAGAGGCCACCTGGAACAAGATCGCCGATGCGCACGACAAGCTCATCGGTTGCAAAGACATTGATGCTTCTCACGCCTACTTTAAAGAAGGCAGATACACTATGGCGCTTCAGCGCTACACCTCGATCAAATCCGCTCTCAAAAAGCGCAGCAACGAGCTTGAACCTCGCTTAGCACCACTCTCGCCTCACAATGTCACCATGCAAGACAACGCTCATCATCATCGTCCACAACTGCCCACGATTCAGCCTCCAAGATTCAATGGAGAACTCTTGGAGTGGCAGTCCTTCAAGAACAAGTTCACGTCAGTCGTCAGCAAGGACGGTATCAGCGAAATCGACAAGATGCACTACTTGCTACAGAGCGTACATGGAACAGCGTATTCTCTCATCGCCAATGTGGATATCACAGCCACCGCATTTGCAGACGCCCGGCAAGCGTTGACCACGCGCTACGAGAACAAACGCGTCCTTATCACTGCACAACTGAACAAACTGTTCAACATCCCCAAGATGGCTTCGCGATCTGCCCAGGAAGTCAATACTCTAATTAACACTACCAACGAAGTGCTGAACTCCTTGAAGTCACTCGGATCGCCCGTCGATCAATGGGATCACCTGCTCGTCCACTTTCTTACACACAAACTCGATCCTCAGACGCGTGAAGACTGGGAGCTGACGCTTGGATCTGCCGCTGATTATCCAACGCTGGAGAGACTCAAAGCCTTCCTCATTGGTCGCGTTCGAGCCCTTGAAACTCTGGAAGACAAACCTCCAGCCAAGCAGAACCCCAAGTCGAACTCCAAGGCCAACAAGAAGTCCCCGAGTGGTAATAAAGGCACGCCAGGCACAAAAGCATCTACTGCGCATGTCCACATGGTCAGTGCGTCGCCACAAAATACCTGCACTACGCCTGCGCAGTCCTCTACGCCGCACACGCCTACAGTACAGACTCCCGCTACACAAGCGAGACCTCAGAGTCCCTGCTCCTGCTGTGGTGCACCGCACTTTGTCGTCTCGTGCCCGTCGTTCCACAATTTGACTCCAAATGAGCGTCATCAGCAAGCTCTCTCCAAGAATCTGTGCCTGAACTGTCTTGGATTACACGCACTGCAAAACTGCCGCAGCAAGAAACGTTGTCGCCACTGTCAAGCTGCGCATCATTCAATGCTGCATGACTCTCAGCATCTCAACCCAACGAGAGCTCGAGCAGATGCAACTGCGCTCTCACAAACGTCAACTACGCCTCAAACAAGTCAGACCATGTCAGCATGA